The Roseicyclus marinus genome has a segment encoding these proteins:
- a CDS encoding branched-chain amino acid ABC transporter permease has product MFYREAGDFKTSYTADNQTFPIRFDRYRYYIVLAIGAGIIPFVITDYWASAILIPFVIYAIAAIGLNILTGYCGQVSLGTGGFMAVGAYTSYKLMTAFPGLDMITITLLSGAMTAMVGLAFGLPSLRIKGFYLAVATLAAQFFLVWVFNKVPWFYNYSASGQINAPERLILGQAVTGPNAEAWAKYLFCLLFLFVLAWVARNLTRGAMGRQWMAIRDMDIAAEIIGVNPLKAKLSAFAVSSFYVGISGALLFTVYLGAVEVGEAYGIQKSFLVLFMIIIGGLGSIFGSFAGAAFMVLLPVALKVLLVDTMGWDTALATHFQFVIVGFLIMFFLIVEPHGLARLWALMKEKLRLWPFPH; this is encoded by the coding sequence ATGTTCTATCGTGAGGCCGGCGATTTCAAGACGAGCTACACCGCGGACAACCAGACCTTTCCGATCCGGTTCGACCGCTACCGCTATTACATCGTGCTGGCCATCGGTGCGGGGATCATCCCCTTTGTCATCACCGATTACTGGGCGAGCGCCATCCTGATCCCCTTTGTCATCTATGCCATCGCGGCCATCGGGCTGAACATCCTGACGGGCTATTGCGGGCAGGTGTCCTTGGGCACGGGCGGGTTCATGGCGGTGGGGGCCTATACCTCCTACAAGCTGATGACGGCCTTTCCGGGGCTCGACATGATCACGATCACGCTTTTGTCGGGGGCGATGACGGCGATGGTGGGGCTGGCCTTCGGCCTGCCGTCGCTCAGGATCAAGGGGTTCTACCTGGCCGTTGCGACGCTGGCGGCGCAGTTCTTTCTGGTCTGGGTCTTCAACAAGGTGCCGTGGTTCTACAATTATTCCGCCTCGGGCCAGATCAACGCGCCCGAGCGGTTGATCCTGGGCCAGGCGGTCACGGGACCCAATGCCGAGGCCTGGGCGAAATACCTGTTCTGCCTTTTGTTCCTGTTCGTGCTGGCCTGGGTTGCGCGCAACCTGACGCGGGGCGCGATGGGGCGGCAGTGGATGGCGATCCGGGACATGGACATCGCCGCAGAGATCATCGGGGTGAACCCGCTCAAGGCGAAACTGTCGGCTTTCGCGGTCTCGTCCTTTTACGTGGGCATCTCGGGGGCGCTGTTGTTCACCGTCTACCTGGGCGCGGTCGAGGTGGGCGAGGCCTATGGCATCCAGAAATCCTTTCTCGTGCTGTTCATGATCATCATCGGCGGCCTTGGATCGATCTTTGGCAGTTTCGCGGGCGCGGCGTTCATGGTGCTTTTGCCGGTCGCGCTGAAGGTTCTGCTTGTCGACACGATGGGCTGGGATACGGCGCTGGCCACCCATTTCCAGTTCGTGATCGTGGGCTTTTTGATCATGTTCTTCCTGATCGTCGAGCCGCATGGATTGGCGCGGCTTTGGGCGCTGATGAAGGAGAAGCTGAGATTGTGGCCCTTCCCGCATTGA
- a CDS encoding ABC transporter substrate-binding protein, which produces MKKLLTTVAAGAMLATPAFADLMFPDLSYRTGPFAAGGIPFSDGYQDYFTLLNQRDGGIGGVPVRVVECETAYNTERGVECYEATKGDGALVYQPLSTGITYQLIPRATADGIPLHTMGYGRTSAVNGEIFSHVFNYPANYWDAASVMINVLLEENGGSLEGKTITLLYHNSAYGREPIRTLETLAAQHGFTLTQIAVDSPGQEQGNQWLQIRRERPDYVLFWGWGVMNQVAIQEAINIRYPLENFIGNWWAGADHDVASAGEAAAGYRALNMNRLGDMPVFAEIQQHVIDAGLAAGDGTNLGSVLYTRGMYAAMLAAEAARTAQEIHGVGDITPAMMRDGMEALVMTNARMEELGMPGVGPEFAVSCADHGGTGQAIMTQWNGTEWVTLTDFISPDDSVTGPLVLEDSAAYAAEAGIEARTCPAS; this is translated from the coding sequence ATGAAGAAACTGCTTACCACGGTCGCCGCCGGTGCCATGCTGGCCACCCCGGCATTCGCCGACCTGATGTTCCCCGACCTGTCCTATCGGACCGGCCCCTTTGCCGCCGGCGGCATCCCGTTCTCGGATGGCTACCAGGATTACTTCACGCTGCTCAATCAGCGTGACGGCGGCATCGGCGGCGTGCCGGTGCGGGTGGTGGAATGCGAAACCGCCTACAACACCGAGCGCGGCGTGGAATGCTACGAGGCGACCAAGGGCGATGGCGCGCTGGTCTATCAGCCGCTGTCGACCGGCATCACCTATCAGCTGATCCCGCGCGCGACCGCAGATGGCATCCCGCTGCACACGATGGGCTATGGCCGGACATCCGCCGTGAACGGCGAAATCTTCAGCCACGTGTTCAACTACCCGGCGAATTACTGGGACGCGGCCTCGGTCATGATCAACGTGCTGCTGGAAGAAAACGGCGGCTCGCTCGAGGGCAAGACCATCACGCTCCTTTACCACAACTCGGCCTATGGCCGTGAGCCGATCCGCACGCTGGAGACGCTGGCAGCCCAGCACGGCTTCACCCTGACGCAGATCGCGGTCGACAGCCCCGGCCAGGAGCAGGGCAACCAGTGGCTGCAGATCCGCCGCGAACGGCCCGATTACGTGCTGTTCTGGGGCTGGGGCGTGATGAACCAGGTCGCCATCCAGGAAGCGATCAACATCCGCTACCCGCTGGAGAATTTCATCGGGAACTGGTGGGCGGGTGCCGATCATGACGTGGCCTCGGCGGGCGAGGCGGCAGCCGGTTACCGCGCGCTGAACATGAACCGTCTGGGCGACATGCCGGTCTTCGCGGAGATCCAGCAGCATGTGATCGATGCGGGCCTTGCCGCGGGCGACGGCACGAACCTGGGTTCGGTGCTTTATACGCGGGGCATGTATGCCGCGATGCTGGCCGCCGAGGCCGCGCGCACGGCGCAGGAGATCCATGGCGTCGGTGACATCACGCCCGCGATGATGCGCGACGGGATGGAAGCGCTGGTCATGACCAATGCCCGGATGGAAGAGCTGGGCATGCCGGGCGTCGGGCCGGAATTCGCGGTGAGCTGCGCCGATCACGGCGGCACCGGCCAGGCGATCATGACCCAGTGGAACGGGACGGAATGGGTCACGCTGACCGATTTCATCTCGCCCGATGACAGCGTGACGGGGCCGCTGGTTCTGGAGGATTCGGCAGCATACGCCGCCGAGGCCGGGATCGAGGCGCGCACCTGCCCGGCGAGCTGA
- a CDS encoding ABC transporter ATP-binding protein, whose amino-acid sequence MLDQPVESHGDGVAPELSGAETLLEVTNIEVIYNHVILVLKGVSLKVPKGGITALLGGNGAGKTTTLKAISNLLHSERGEVTKGSITYRGERVQDLSPSELVERGVIQVMEGRHCFEHLTVEENLLTGSYTRKDGKGAIAADLEMVYQYFPRLKERRTSQAGYTSGGEQQMTAIGRALMSRPETILLDEPSMGLAPQLVEQIFDIVKRLNEEQGVTFLLAEQNTNVALRFAHYGYILESGRVVMDGPAADLRENPDVKEFYLGMSEEGRKSFRDVRSYRRRKRWLS is encoded by the coding sequence ATGCTGGACCAGCCTGTGGAGAGCCATGGCGATGGCGTCGCGCCGGAACTGTCGGGGGCGGAGACGCTTCTGGAGGTCACCAATATCGAGGTGATCTACAACCATGTGATCCTGGTGCTGAAGGGCGTGAGCCTGAAGGTGCCGAAAGGCGGCATCACCGCGCTGCTTGGCGGCAATGGCGCGGGCAAGACCACGACGCTCAAGGCGATTTCCAACCTGCTCCATTCCGAGCGCGGCGAGGTGACCAAGGGGTCGATCACCTATCGCGGGGAAAGGGTGCAGGACCTCTCGCCCTCGGAACTGGTGGAGCGCGGCGTGATCCAGGTGATGGAGGGGCGGCATTGCTTCGAGCATCTGACGGTCGAGGAGAACCTCTTGACCGGAAGCTACACGCGCAAGGACGGAAAGGGCGCGATCGCAGCCGACCTGGAGATGGTCTACCAGTATTTCCCGCGCCTGAAGGAGCGGCGGACGAGCCAGGCGGGCTATACGAGCGGCGGTGAGCAGCAGATGACGGCGATCGGGCGGGCGCTGATGTCGCGGCCCGAGACGATCCTGCTCGACGAGCCGTCGATGGGGCTGGCGCCGCAGCTGGTCGAACAGATCTTCGACATCGTGAAGCGGTTGAACGAGGAGCAGGGGGTGACGTTCCTGCTGGCCGAGCAGAACACCAACGTGGCGCTGCGCTTTGCGCATTACGGCTACATCCTCGAATCGGGGCGGGTGGTGATGGATGGCCCGGCGGCCGATCTGCGCGAGAACCCGGATGTGAAGGAATTCTATCTCGGCATGTCCGAGGAAGGCCGCAAGTCGTTCCGAGACGTCCGCAGCTACCGGCGGCGCAAGAGGTGGTTGAGCTGA
- a CDS encoding phenylacetate--CoA ligase family protein, with product MLDENRKHYDALETRSADERAADQLVGVNAQLASHGMAALSSLADLAGLPVLRKSELVARQAEQPPFGGLPVTNLAHVFQSPGPIYEPGGVSHDWWRMGRFLHAVGIGPGDVVQNCFGYHLTPAGMIFESGARAVGAAVLPAGVGQTELQVRAARDVGCTAYAGTPDYLKVILDKAEEMGVALSFTRAAVGGGALFPSLRKEYADRGIACLQCYATADLGNIAYESEAMEGMIVDEGVIVEIVRPGTGDPVAPGEVGEVVVTTLNPDYPLIRFATGDLSAVMPGESPCGRTNMRIKGWMGRADQTTKIKGMFVRPEQVAELVARHPEVRRARVIASREGEMDVMKVQVEAEGIGAAELSDSVAAVLKLRGQVEIVAPGSLPNDGKVIDDQRKYD from the coding sequence ATGCTGGACGAGAACCGCAAACATTATGACGCGCTGGAGACGCGCAGCGCGGACGAGCGCGCCGCCGATCAGCTGGTGGGGGTGAACGCGCAGCTGGCCTCGCACGGGATGGCGGCGCTGTCGTCGCTCGCGGACCTGGCGGGGCTGCCGGTTTTGCGCAAGTCCGAGCTGGTGGCGCGGCAGGCCGAGCAGCCGCCCTTTGGCGGATTGCCGGTCACGAATCTGGCCCATGTCTTCCAGAGCCCGGGGCCGATCTACGAGCCGGGCGGGGTCAGCCATGACTGGTGGCGGATGGGGCGGTTCCTGCATGCGGTGGGGATCGGACCGGGCGACGTGGTGCAGAATTGTTTCGGCTACCATCTGACGCCTGCGGGCATGATCTTCGAGAGCGGGGCGCGGGCCGTGGGGGCGGCAGTGCTGCCTGCGGGCGTGGGCCAGACCGAGTTGCAGGTGCGCGCGGCGCGCGATGTGGGCTGCACCGCCTATGCGGGCACGCCCGATTACCTGAAGGTGATTCTCGACAAGGCCGAGGAGATGGGGGTGGCCCTGTCCTTTACCCGCGCGGCCGTGGGCGGTGGCGCGCTGTTTCCATCGCTGCGCAAGGAATATGCCGATCGCGGGATTGCCTGTCTGCAATGCTATGCCACCGCCGACCTGGGCAATATCGCCTATGAGAGCGAGGCGATGGAGGGAATGATCGTCGACGAGGGCGTGATCGTGGAGATCGTGCGCCCCGGCACGGGCGACCCGGTCGCGCCGGGCGAGGTGGGCGAGGTGGTGGTGACCACGCTGAACCCCGATTACCCGCTGATCCGCTTTGCGACCGGTGATCTGTCGGCGGTGATGCCGGGGGAAAGCCCCTGCGGGCGGACCAACATGCGGATCAAGGGCTGGATGGGGCGGGCCGACCAGACCACGAAGATCAAGGGCATGTTCGTGCGTCCCGAACAGGTGGCCGAACTGGTCGCGCGTCATCCCGAGGTCCGCCGCGCCCGCGTCATCGCGAGCCGCGAAGGCGAGATGGACGTGATGAAAGTGCAGGTCGAGGCCGAGGGGATCGGCGCGGCGGAATTGTCGGACAGCGTGGCCGCCGTGTTGAAACTGCGCGGGCAGGTGGAGATCGTGGCGCCCGGAAGCCTGCCCAATGACGGCAAGGTGATCGACGATCAACGAAAGTACGACTGA
- a CDS encoding peptidoglycan-binding domain-containing protein, with the protein MRALLPVALCLLAAPAALADTALLIANTRHDHGQSLRQADEIAALDRSLTEAGFEVIVVENGTAEAMGAGLSALIEAGETERLFIALAGHVVRSQRGTWILGTEADAPDLASVGRQGLSLDVILEVAGQVPGRSIVLIGTEPRGIETGEGLGRGLGPIDAPQGVTVISGAPDDLAEFTRDAVLRPGVDLAAALEAAGNLRSHGFLSAALPFLGAEADVPPPAGPSPEETALWQAARDLNTAGAYDAYLVRYPQGAHAAEARTALAALAAQPVDPLAEAEAVESALNLNRAARQQIQRDLTILDYNTRGIDGIFGPGTRGAIRAWQEASGQEATGFLTERQIGRLREAAAQRAAELEDEARRQREAQELADRAFWQAIGQGQDEAGLRSYLERFPRGLYADVARARLEDIEAARRAEAEAEERDAWDAVRREDSVGAYRSYLQAYPSGLFVPAARARIAEIESGLSPEAQARAEQVEAALNLAQPVRVLVEQRLAAVGLDPGRADGVIDRQTRIAIRAYQEGRGLAPTGYLDQITVVRLLAEAIGGRLFD; encoded by the coding sequence ATGCGTGCCCTGTTGCCCGTCGCCCTGTGCCTGCTTGCCGCCCCTGCGGCGCTGGCCGATACCGCGCTGCTGATCGCCAATACGCGCCATGACCACGGCCAATCCTTGCGGCAGGCCGACGAGATCGCCGCGCTGGACCGGTCGTTGACCGAGGCCGGGTTCGAGGTGATCGTGGTCGAGAACGGCACCGCGGAGGCGATGGGCGCGGGGCTGTCGGCCTTGATCGAAGCGGGGGAGACCGAGCGGCTGTTCATCGCGCTGGCCGGCCATGTCGTGCGGTCGCAAAGGGGCACATGGATTCTCGGCACGGAGGCGGATGCGCCCGATCTTGCCAGCGTGGGGCGGCAGGGTCTGTCGCTTGACGTGATCCTGGAGGTTGCGGGGCAGGTGCCGGGGCGCTCCATCGTGCTGATCGGGACGGAGCCGCGCGGGATCGAGACGGGCGAGGGGCTGGGCCGGGGGCTGGGGCCGATCGATGCGCCGCAAGGTGTGACCGTGATCTCGGGTGCGCCGGACGATCTGGCGGAGTTCACGCGGGATGCGGTTCTGCGCCCCGGTGTCGATCTTGCCGCCGCCCTTGAGGCTGCGGGCAACCTGCGCAGCCACGGCTTTCTGTCGGCGGCCCTGCCGTTTCTGGGGGCGGAGGCGGATGTTCCCCCGCCTGCGGGTCCGTCGCCGGAGGAAACCGCCCTGTGGCAGGCGGCGCGGGATTTGAACACGGCGGGCGCTTATGACGCCTATCTCGTGCGCTATCCGCAAGGTGCCCATGCCGCGGAGGCGCGGACGGCACTGGCGGCCTTGGCCGCGCAACCGGTCGATCCGCTGGCCGAGGCCGAGGCGGTGGAGAGCGCGCTGAACCTGAACCGGGCGGCGCGTCAGCAGATCCAGCGCGATCTGACGATCCTCGATTACAACACGCGGGGGATCGACGGCATTTTCGGCCCCGGCACGCGCGGCGCGATCCGGGCGTGGCAGGAAGCGTCGGGGCAGGAGGCGACCGGGTTCCTGACGGAGCGGCAGATCGGGCGCTTGCGCGAGGCGGCGGCGCAGCGCGCGGCGGAACTGGAGGACGAGGCGCGGCGTCAGCGCGAGGCGCAGGAGCTGGCCGACCGCGCCTTTTGGCAGGCGATCGGGCAGGGACAGGACGAAGCGGGACTGCGCAGTTACCTCGAGCGGTTTCCACGCGGGCTTTATGCCGATGTCGCGCGCGCGCGGCTGGAGGATATCGAGGCGGCGCGGCGTGCGGAGGCGGAAGCCGAGGAGCGGGACGCCTGGGACGCGGTGCGGCGGGAGGATTCGGTCGGGGCCTACCGGAGCTATCTTCAAGCCTATCCGAGCGGCTTGTTCGTACCGGCCGCGCGGGCGCGGATCGCGGAGATCGAATCGGGTCTGAGCCCCGAGGCACAGGCCCGTGCCGAGCAGGTCGAGGCGGCGCTGAACCTTGCCCAGCCCGTGCGGGTGCTGGTCGAACAGCGCCTGGCGGCGGTGGGTCTTGATCCGGGGCGGGCCGATGGGGTGATCGACCGCCAGACGCGCATCGCGATCCGGGCCTATCAGGAGGGGCGGGGATTGGCCCCGACGGGGTATCTGGACCAGATCACGGTCGTGCGGCTTTTGGCCGAGGCGATCGGTGGTCGTCTTTTCGATTGA
- the ykgO gene encoding type B 50S ribosomal protein L36 — protein sequence MKVKNSLRSLKERHRDCRVVRRKGRVYVINKTQRRYKARQG from the coding sequence ATGAAGGTCAAGAACTCGCTCCGCTCGCTCAAAGAGCGCCATCGCGACTGCCGCGTCGTGCGCCGCAAGGGCCGGGTCTACGTGATCAACAAGACCCAGCGCCGGTACAAGGCCCGCCAGGGCTGA
- a CDS encoding N-formylglutamate amidohydrolase: protein MHPPYRVDRPRRILTPVVVASPHSGRHYPAEFLRASVLDERAIRSSEDAFMDMLVEEAPRLGAPVIAAEYPRAWLDLNRSPEEMDPAVVEGVGRVVQTPRISSGLGVIPRVVANGRAIYRGKLSRAEAEARIAQVWRPYHGALDGLLGEAEAEFGESVLLDFHSMPHEALDSVSRPGQRRPEVVLGDRFGASASGEIVEALEAGFAAEGLCVIRNAPFAGAFVTQHYGRPSRGRHAVQVEIDRSLYMNERTLRPNADFDAVKRIVTRVIERVIAARPGRVALAAE from the coding sequence ATGCACCCGCCCTATCGTGTTGATCGACCGCGCCGCATCCTGACGCCGGTGGTGGTGGCCTCGCCGCATTCGGGACGGCATTACCCCGCCGAATTCCTGCGCGCGAGCGTGCTGGACGAGCGCGCGATAAGGTCTTCGGAAGATGCCTTCATGGACATGCTGGTGGAGGAAGCACCGCGTCTTGGCGCGCCGGTGATCGCGGCGGAATATCCACGCGCCTGGCTCGATCTGAACCGCAGCCCGGAAGAGATGGACCCCGCCGTGGTCGAGGGCGTGGGACGGGTGGTGCAGACGCCGCGCATCTCGTCTGGGCTGGGGGTGATTCCCCGCGTGGTCGCCAATGGGCGCGCCATCTATCGCGGCAAGTTGAGCCGGGCTGAGGCGGAGGCGCGTATCGCGCAGGTCTGGCGGCCCTATCACGGGGCGCTCGATGGATTGCTGGGCGAGGCGGAGGCGGAATTCGGCGAATCCGTGCTGCTCGATTTCCATTCCATGCCGCATGAGGCGCTCGACAGCGTGAGCCGTCCCGGCCAGCGGCGGCCCGAAGTGGTGCTGGGGGACCGGTTCGGGGCCTCGGCCTCGGGCGAGATCGTCGAGGCGCTGGAGGCGGGATTCGCGGCCGAGGGGCTTTGCGTGATCCGCAACGCGCCTTTTGCCGGGGCTTTCGTGACGCAGCATTACGGGCGACCGTCGCGCGGGCGTCATGCGGTGCAGGTCGAGATCGACCGGTCGCTGTACATGAACGAACGGACCCTGCGGCCCAATGCCGATTTCGACGCGGTCAAGCGGATCGTGACGCGGGTGATCGAGCGGGTGATCGCGGCGCGGCCCGGTCGGGTGGCGCTGGCTGCCGAATAG
- a CDS encoding DNA polymerase IV, whose translation MPSLCRDCLTQFDSARRCPACASPRLIAHPELWDLSIAHMDCDAFYASVEKRDNPDLRDKPVIIGGGRRGVVSTACYIARIKGVRSAMPMFQALKLCPEAVVVRGRMEVYAEVSRQIRAMMEDLTPAIEPLSLDEAFMDLTGTARLHGAPPAVLLARLVKRMQTELGITGSIGLSHNKFLAKLASDLDKPRGFSVIGRAETMDFLRDKPVRMIWGIGAAGQASLDKIGIRSFADLRRWDRADLQARFGAMGDRLWHLARGQDDRRVARDRAVKSISNETTFADDIADPDLLDGHIWRLSEKIADRAKAKGLAGRTITLKLKRADFRLLTRRFSLPDGTQIADRIYRNARALYDQTDHQHPYRLIGVGLSDLVPAATADREGDLLDPQAARRTAAERATDAIRKRFGDDAILKGRALR comes from the coding sequence ATGCCCAGCCTGTGCCGCGATTGCCTGACCCAATTCGACAGCGCGCGGCGCTGCCCGGCCTGCGCCAGCCCGCGCCTCATTGCCCATCCCGAGCTTTGGGACCTCTCCATCGCCCATATGGATTGCGATGCCTTCTACGCCTCGGTCGAAAAACGCGACAATCCCGACCTCCGCGACAAACCCGTCATCATCGGCGGCGGTCGGCGCGGGGTCGTCTCCACCGCCTGCTACATCGCCCGGATCAAGGGCGTGCGCTCGGCCATGCCGATGTTCCAGGCGCTCAAACTCTGCCCAGAGGCGGTGGTGGTCCGGGGCCGGATGGAGGTCTATGCCGAGGTCTCACGCCAGATCCGCGCCATGATGGAGGATCTGACCCCTGCCATCGAACCCCTCTCGCTCGACGAAGCCTTCATGGATCTCACCGGCACCGCGCGGCTGCATGGCGCGCCCCCCGCCGTGCTTCTGGCCCGCCTCGTCAAACGGATGCAGACCGAACTGGGCATCACCGGCTCCATCGGACTGTCGCACAACAAATTCCTCGCCAAGCTCGCCTCCGACCTCGACAAGCCGCGCGGCTTTTCCGTGATCGGCCGCGCCGAAACCATGGATTTCCTGCGCGACAAACCCGTGCGCATGATCTGGGGCATCGGCGCCGCCGGGCAGGCCAGCCTCGACAAGATCGGCATCCGCAGCTTCGCGGACCTCCGCCGCTGGGACCGCGCCGATCTCCAGGCCCGCTTCGGCGCCATGGGCGACCGCCTCTGGCACCTGGCGAGGGGTCAGGATGACCGCCGCGTCGCCCGCGACCGCGCGGTGAAATCCATCTCCAACGAAACCACTTTCGCCGACGACATCGCCGATCCCGACCTGCTCGACGGCCATATCTGGCGGCTGTCGGAAAAGATCGCCGACCGGGCCAAGGCCAAGGGGCTCGCCGGCCGCACCATCACGCTCAAGCTCAAGCGCGCCGATTTCCGGCTCCTGACTCGCCGCTTCTCGCTGCCCGACGGCACCCAGATCGCCGATCGCATCTACCGCAACGCCCGCGCGCTTTACGACCAGACCGATCACCAACATCCCTACCGGCTCATCGGCGTCGGCCTGTCCGATCTCGTCCCCGCCGCGACCGCAGACCGCGAAGGCGACCTCCTCGATCCGCAGGCCGCCCGCCGCACCGCCGCCGAACGCGCCACCGATGCGATCCGCAAACGCTTCGGTGACGACGCGATCCTCAAGGGCCGCGCCCTGCGCTGA
- a CDS encoding SPFH domain-containing protein produces the protein MDALTNEIFGGSLVVLLLALFIILCIFLAIRIVPQSEQHVVERFGRLKSVLGPGINFIVPFLDKVAHRVSILERQLPNASQDAITLDNVLLVVETSVFYRVLEPEKTVYRIRDVDAAIATTVAGIVRAEIGKMELDEVQSNRASLIARIKESVEGAVNDWGIEVTRAEILDVGLDQATRDAMLQQLNAERERRAAVTRAEGQKRAVELAADAELYAARQQAEARRVEADAEAYATGVVAEAIAKGGLEAVQYNVALEQVRAIAQVAKGQGSQTIIVPADAVDAFGKAFQMLKGRG, from the coding sequence ATGGATGCGCTGACCAACGAGATTTTTGGCGGGAGCCTCGTGGTGCTGCTGCTCGCGCTGTTCATCATACTGTGCATCTTTCTGGCGATCCGGATCGTGCCGCAATCCGAACAGCATGTGGTCGAACGCTTCGGGCGGCTGAAATCGGTGCTGGGGCCGGGGATCAATTTCATCGTCCCCTTTCTGGACAAGGTGGCGCATCGGGTTTCGATCCTGGAGCGGCAATTGCCCAATGCGAGTCAGGATGCGATCACGCTCGACAACGTGTTGCTGGTGGTCGAGACGAGCGTGTTCTACCGCGTGCTGGAGCCCGAAAAGACCGTCTACCGGATCCGCGACGTGGATGCGGCGATTGCCACGACGGTTGCGGGGATCGTCCGGGCCGAGATCGGCAAGATGGAACTGGACGAGGTGCAATCGAACCGCGCCAGCCTGATCGCGAGGATCAAGGAAAGCGTCGAGGGCGCGGTGAATGATTGGGGGATCGAGGTGACGCGGGCCGAGATCCTGGATGTGGGTCTGGACCAGGCGACACGGGACGCGATGTTGCAGCAGCTCAACGCCGAACGGGAGCGGCGGGCCGCCGTGACCCGGGCAGAGGGGCAGAAGCGAGCGGTGGAACTGGCCGCCGATGCGGAGCTTTACGCAGCCCGCCAGCAGGCCGAGGCGCGCCGGGTCGAAGCCGATGCCGAAGCCTATGCCACGGGCGTCGTGGCCGAGGCCATCGCCAAGGGCGGGCTTGAGGCGGTGCAATACAATGTCGCCCTGGAACAGGTGCGCGCCATTGCGCAGGTCGCCAAGGGGCAGGGAAGCCAGACGATCATCGTGCCCGCCGATGCGGTGGATGCCTTTGGCAAGGCGTTCCAGATGCTCAAGGGGCGTGGCTGA
- a CDS encoding NfeD family protein, which produces MWWAAWWVWGAAAVALAIGETLLPGFVLLGFALGAGVVAGLLALGLSVSLPGLLLVFAVVSLGSWLVLRRWAGVYRGQVKTFDRDINED; this is translated from the coding sequence ATGTGGTGGGCGGCCTGGTGGGTCTGGGGTGCCGCTGCGGTGGCGCTCGCGATCGGGGAAACGCTGCTGCCGGGCTTTGTCCTGTTGGGATTCGCGCTGGGCGCGGGCGTGGTGGCGGGATTGCTGGCCCTGGGCCTGTCGGTATCCCTGCCGGGTCTTTTGCTGGTCTTTGCAGTGGTGTCGCTGGGATCGTGGCTGGTGCTGCGGCGCTGGGCCGGGGTCTACCGGGGGCAGGTGAAGACCTTTGACCGGGACATCAACGAGGATTGA
- the pyrF gene encoding orotidine-5'-phosphate decarboxylase yields the protein MSRPLATPPADDRLIVALDVDNALQGLAMAERIGDAVSFYKIGLGMLTGGGLALANELKQEHGKRIFLDMKFFDIGATVEKAVRGIAAYDLDFLTVHGDPQVVAAAKQGASGKDLKILAVTILTSNDRADLDANLIVPGDMAEIVTTRATRAFEAGADGVIASPHEAAMIRALPQSAGRLIVTPGVRPSGSDKGDQKRIATPAAAIAAGADHIVVGRPVWQAEDPAAAARAILSELP from the coding sequence ATGTCCCGGCCCCTTGCCACGCCCCCCGCAGATGACCGCCTGATCGTCGCCCTCGACGTCGACAACGCCCTTCAGGGTCTGGCAATGGCCGAACGGATCGGCGACGCGGTCTCGTTCTACAAGATCGGGCTGGGCATGCTGACCGGTGGCGGCCTCGCACTCGCCAATGAACTCAAGCAGGAACATGGCAAGCGCATCTTTCTCGACATGAAATTCTTCGACATCGGCGCGACCGTGGAAAAGGCCGTGCGCGGGATCGCGGCCTATGACCTCGATTTCCTGACCGTCCATGGCGACCCGCAGGTGGTCGCCGCCGCCAAACAGGGCGCATCGGGCAAGGATCTGAAAATCCTTGCGGTGACGATCCTCACCTCGAACGACCGCGCCGATCTGGATGCGAACCTGATCGTGCCGGGCGACATGGCCGAGATCGTGACCACCCGCGCCACCCGCGCCTTCGAGGCCGGGGCCGATGGCGTGATCGCCTCCCCGCACGAGGCGGCGATGATCCGCGCCCTGCCGCAATCCGCAGGTCGGCTGATCGTCACACCGGGTGTGCGCCCCTCGGGCAGCGACAAGGGTGACCAGAAACGGATCGCGACACCCGCCGCCGCCATCGCCGCAGGCGCCGATCACATCGTGGTGGGCCGCCCCGTCTGGCAGGCCGAAGACCCCGCCGCCGCCGCCCGCGCGATCCTGTCCGAATTGCCCTGA